One window of the Triticum dicoccoides isolate Atlit2015 ecotype Zavitan chromosome 3B, WEW_v2.0, whole genome shotgun sequence genome contains the following:
- the LOC119280028 gene encoding uncharacterized protein LOC119280028, with amino-acid sequence MAFVCGCCCCRVNSAPNLPCMDGKRLRQSATPADPVSKVLGHDNLLIEILLLIGYPTTLVRAALVCKRWFCHASDPAFLCRFRKLHPPRLLGFYVDTGRFCNSSRFVPMLPHPPEFNAIIRSASSILDVCSSTHKNKIIMDSSNGNVFMNTFMNYIGDPGSKNIVLSPLCPERDIVVIPPYPRHKLQDGYFYTFSQLFLKERGNDLSYFYVWMESSKERTKSTVHMYMLQDGVWCVHASATTQLPCLPQELNPLLVGNKIYMAATPSEILVLDLTALSFSTFQLPQGLVISDRRTMLSRSDDDSGVYLIHLNEFQLRIWLHTGENCLLMDTICLREMCAKWWVPDHTHEVSMKHVGRNAEFVFLEMGPCLLYLGIKCRTLCKVYERTNEIPWLGFIHPYMMIWPPTFPVLKDDPARCTSMKFFLLYDNGIIIQPNNSMF; translated from the exons ATGGCATTTGTCTGTGGCTGCTGCTGTTGCAGGGTCAATTCCGCTCCCAACTTGCCGTGTATGGATGGAAAGAGGCTGCGGCAATCTGCGACGCCGGCTGACCCCGTGTCCAAGGTGCTCGGCCACGACAACCTACTCATCGAGATCCTCCTCCTAATCGGCTACCCAACTACCCTCGTCCGCGCTGCTCTCGTCTGCAAGCGCTGGTTCTGTCACGCCTCCGACCCCGCCTTCCTCTGCCGCTTCCGCAAGCTCCACCCGCCCCGTCTCCTTGGCTTCTATGTCGACACCGGGAGGTTTTGTAACAGCTCACGCTTCGTGCCGATGCTACCGCACCCCCCAGAGTTCAACGCCATCATCCGCTCTGCAAGCTCCATCCTTGATGTCTGCAGTAGCACGCATAAAAACAAAATCATCATGGACTCCTCCAATGGAAACGTCTTCATGAACACGTTCATGAACTACATTGGAGATCCCGGATCAAAAAATATAGTGCTCAGCCCCCTCTGCCCTGAGAGGGACATTGTCGTCATCCCACCATACCCACGACACAAACTCCAGGATGGCTATTTCTACACTTTCAGTCAACTCTTTCTCAAAGAACGCGGCAACGACTTGTCCTACTTCTATGTGTGGATGGAATCTTCTAAGGAGCGAACAAAATCTACGGTGCACATGTATATGTTGCAAGATGGTGTCTGGTGTGTGCATGCCTCGGCAACGACGCAGCTCCCTTGTCTACCACAGGAATTGAATCCTCTGCttgttggcaataaaatctatatgGCGGCCACCCCGAGCGAAATTCTTGTCTTGGATTTGACAGCCTTAAGTTTCTCCACATTTCAGCTTCCACAAGGGCTTGTTATAAGTGACAGACGAACCATGTTGTCAAGGTCAGATGATGATTCTGGCGTGTATCTCATTCATTTGAACGAGTTTCAGCTCCGCATATGGCTGCACACAGGGGAGAACTGTTTGCTGATGGATACCATATGTTTGCGTGAGATGTGTGCTAAATGGTGGGTGCCTGATCACACACATGAGGTGTCAATGAAGCACGTGGGGCGCAATGCTGAGTTTGTTTTCTTGGAGATGGGTCCATGCCTACTCTATTTGGGTATCAAGTGCAGGACGCTGTGTAAAGTGTATGAGAGGACAAATGAGAttccatggttgggttttatccATCCGTATATGATGATCTGGCCTCCCACATTCCCTGTGCTCAAGGATGATCCTGCAAG ATGTACCAGTATGAAGTTCTTCCTCTTATACGACAATGGTATAATCATCCAACCTAACAATAGTATG ttctga